The Desulfobacterales bacterium genome contains a region encoding:
- a CDS encoding PAS domain S-box protein: MSENKSSAELQQQVTTLEKQIEGLTHQIKQLRCLNRICRLNETCDTEQDLIRTAVDLIPAGCRYPEMTCARIILNDHDAATPHFKDTVRHNRFDLIVDPQPRGHLVLGYFEDLSGDRAVLALREDQALLKEISSRLSGMIGQKQARLMMEEKINRFHRIIENMPIMLDAFDEDGNIVLWNHECENVSGYHACEIIGNPKALDLIYPDPTLRKLRTAMISKCNTDFRNREWKARCRDGSFKTIALSNISSKFPIPGWMSWFIGLDITPIRQAQKALKYSEEKFRAIFEQSPIGISLTDSNFNLIDANKSALEIFGISDMSSINKMNLSKDPNVSDNVIERLKSSKTVQYEITYDFEKIKKKKFLRQKNRELFFFI, translated from the coding sequence ATGTCCGAAAACAAATCATCTGCCGAACTTCAGCAACAGGTCACTACTCTTGAAAAGCAGATCGAGGGCCTCACCCATCAGATCAAACAGCTAAGGTGCCTGAACCGGATCTGCCGCCTGAATGAAACCTGCGACACCGAGCAGGACCTGATCCGGACAGCGGTCGACCTGATCCCGGCAGGATGCCGGTACCCGGAAATGACATGCGCCCGGATCATCCTCAACGATCATGACGCTGCAACCCCGCATTTCAAAGACACTGTCCGACATAACCGCTTCGATCTGATTGTCGACCCGCAGCCGCGGGGGCATCTGGTTCTCGGCTATTTTGAAGACCTTTCAGGAGACAGGGCTGTTTTGGCTTTGCGGGAAGATCAGGCGCTGTTGAAGGAAATCTCCTCCAGGCTGTCGGGAATGATCGGGCAGAAACAGGCCCGCCTGATGATGGAGGAAAAAATCAACCGGTTTCACCGGATCATCGAAAATATGCCGATCATGCTGGATGCCTTTGATGAAGACGGCAATATCGTTTTATGGAATCACGAATGTGAAAACGTCAGCGGCTACCATGCATGCGAAATCATCGGAAACCCGAAAGCACTGGATCTGATTTATCCGGATCCGACCCTCCGGAAACTCAGAACGGCCATGATTTCCAAATGCAACACCGATTTCCGGAACAGGGAATGGAAGGCCAGGTGCAGGGATGGGAGTTTTAAAACTATCGCTTTGTCCAACATCTCCTCCAAATTTCCAATCCCGGGATGGATGTCATGGTTTATCGGCCTGGATATCACGCCCATCCGGCAGGCCCAGAAAGCCCTGAAATACAGCGAGGAAAAATTTCGAGCTATTTTTGAACAATCTCCTATCGGCATTAGCCTTACTGATTCAAATTTCAATCTGATCGATGCCAACAAGTCCGCTTTGGAAATCTTCGGTATATCAGACATGTCCTCCATTAATAAAATGAATCTTTCGAAGGATCCGAATGTGTCCGACAATGTCATAGAACGGCTGAAAAGTTCTAAAACCGTTCAGTACGAAATTACGTATGACTTCGAAAAAATAAAAAAAAAAAAATTTTTAAGACAGAAAAATCGGGAACTATTTTTCTTTATATGA
- a CDS encoding sensor histidine kinase, whose protein sequence is MNVTRLGGEGSKLFNGIMIQYQDITRHKQAEQQIHELTQRLITAQENERQRISRYLHDRVAQDLSSIKIGCETIFDQDTHVPDSIRHHIFHWSGILKDTISVVRDMSYDLHPAGLEQLGLIQTLSNNCEGFTDKTGIPVEFLTAGLDDIDLNFDTQINLFRVIQEALNNIASHAQASHVMIKLVRSYPHIMLRIEDNGKGFDINRQTLSSLATKHIGIQSMKERIRLLNGSFEIQSQPMKGTKIHIKIPFMDEEA, encoded by the coding sequence ATGAATGTCACCCGCTTAGGTGGGGAAGGCTCCAAACTGTTTAATGGAATAATGATTCAATATCAGGATATCACCCGTCACAAACAGGCTGAACAGCAGATTCATGAATTGACCCAGCGGCTGATTACCGCACAGGAAAACGAGCGTCAACGAATTTCCCGCTATCTGCATGACCGTGTTGCACAGGATTTATCGTCAATAAAAATCGGGTGTGAAACCATTTTCGATCAAGATACTCACGTACCGGATTCCATACGGCATCATATTTTCCATTGGTCGGGGATTCTCAAAGATACCATCTCCGTCGTCAGGGACATGTCTTATGACCTGCATCCGGCCGGGCTGGAACAACTGGGGCTGATCCAGACATTATCCAATAATTGCGAGGGGTTTACCGATAAAACCGGCATCCCCGTCGAATTTCTGACCGCCGGCCTGGATGACATCGATCTGAATTTTGACACTCAGATCAATCTATTCCGTGTGATTCAGGAAGCTTTAAACAATATCGCCAGTCACGCTCAGGCCTCGCATGTCATGATCAAGTTGGTCAGATCTTATCCACATATCATGTTACGCATCGAGGATAACGGAAAAGGATTTGATATCAACCGCCAGACATTATCGTCATTGGCTACAAAACACATTGGAATTCAAAGCATGAAGGAACGAATCCGGTTACTGAACGGATCGTTTGAGATTCAATCCCAACCCATGAAAGGCACTAAAATCCACATCAAAATACCCTTCATGGACGAAGAGGCATAA
- a CDS encoding RluA family pseudouridine synthase: MKRRSRICVDLHEAGTNVVELLVNRFTYQGRDNWLECIGSGKILVNGRIAVADQILSRADTLEYLPDDTPEPPVDTSFSVLYEDSEILAVNKSGYLPCHPGGRYFNHTLWALIRQRFDLPHIDFVNRIDRETSGIVLVAKTPEAARHCRKQFETHQVRKRYVAVVEGEFPDQSLSARGYLVRDYDSRIRKKIKFCPDGDNAVLPAGAKQCRTVFRNIISRNGLSMVEALPETGRLHQIRASLLALGFCIAGDKMYGVDENFFLRLIDDRLTPEDIIRLRLPRQALHAAELHLSHPTTGRLIRLHAPLPADMKNLMNLDGPEVL; the protein is encoded by the coding sequence GTGAAGCGGAGGTCGCGGATTTGTGTCGATTTACATGAGGCCGGGACGAACGTGGTTGAGCTTCTGGTAAATCGGTTTACCTATCAGGGTCGTGATAACTGGCTCGAATGTATCGGCTCGGGAAAGATTCTGGTCAATGGTCGAATCGCCGTGGCGGACCAGATTCTTTCCCGAGCCGATACGCTCGAATACCTTCCTGACGATACACCGGAGCCTCCCGTGGATACGAGTTTTTCCGTTCTGTATGAAGATTCCGAAATTCTGGCGGTGAATAAATCCGGGTATCTTCCCTGTCATCCGGGCGGGCGGTATTTTAACCACACCCTGTGGGCTTTGATCAGACAACGGTTCGATCTGCCACACATCGATTTCGTGAATCGAATAGACCGCGAAACCTCCGGGATCGTTCTGGTGGCAAAAACTCCGGAAGCCGCGCGCCATTGCCGGAAACAGTTTGAAACGCATCAGGTCCGTAAGCGCTATGTGGCGGTTGTGGAAGGAGAATTTCCCGATCAATCTTTAAGCGCCCGTGGATATCTGGTCAGGGATTATGACAGCCGGATCAGAAAAAAAATCAAGTTTTGTCCGGACGGAGATAATGCGGTTTTACCGGCGGGAGCTAAACAATGCCGGACTGTATTCCGGAATATCATCTCCCGGAACGGGCTGAGTATGGTAGAGGCGCTTCCCGAAACCGGACGGTTGCATCAGATCCGGGCCAGTTTGCTGGCTCTGGGATTTTGTATTGCCGGAGATAAAATGTATGGCGTGGATGAGAATTTTTTTCTCCGGTTGATTGATGACCGCCTGACCCCTGAGGACATCATACGGCTGCGATTGCCCCGTCAGGCACTCCACGCGGCGGAACTTCATCTGAGTCATCCGACGACCGGCCGCCTCATCCGGCTCCATGCGCCACTGCCCGCTGATATGAAAAATCTGATGAATCTGGATGGGCCGGAAGTTTTATAG
- a CDS encoding protein-L-isoaspartate(D-aspartate) O-methyltransferase — MKQLIISVLTLLFFGSYGFPLEFTDSPEFRHARKNMVSRQIRARGITDINVLRAMSEVPRHLFVPDELAHKAYSDSPLPIGGGQTISQPYIVALMTESLGLCGNERVLEIGTGSGYQAAVLENIVRDVYSIEIREALYRNATLTLRQMKSTHVKIRHGDGYFGWEDAAPFDCIMITAAIDHIPPPLLKQLKNNGRLILPLGNPFSYQNLTLVTRHDDDYSVRQITGVLFVPMTGQALEKKD; from the coding sequence ATGAAACAGTTAATCATTTCTGTTTTAACGCTTTTGTTTTTCGGTTCATATGGCTTTCCCCTCGAATTTACGGATTCTCCTGAATTCCGGCACGCCAGAAAAAATATGGTCAGCCGCCAGATCCGCGCCCGTGGTATTACGGATATAAACGTTCTAAGGGCCATGAGCGAAGTACCCAGGCATCTGTTCGTCCCGGACGAACTCGCGCACAAGGCGTATTCGGATTCGCCGCTTCCCATCGGAGGCGGCCAGACCATTTCACAGCCATACATTGTCGCGCTGATGACCGAAAGTCTGGGGCTTTGCGGAAATGAGCGTGTTCTTGAAATCGGAACCGGCTCAGGATATCAGGCGGCTGTCCTCGAAAATATCGTAAGGGACGTCTACTCCATCGAAATCAGAGAAGCACTTTACCGGAACGCCACCTTGACCCTGCGGCAGATGAAATCAACCCATGTGAAAATCCGCCATGGAGACGGCTATTTCGGATGGGAAGACGCTGCTCCGTTTGACTGCATCATGATCACCGCGGCAATCGATCACATTCCGCCCCCACTTCTCAAACAGCTTAAGAATAACGGCAGACTTATTCTGCCCCTGGGTAATCCCTTCAGCTACCAGAATCTGACGCTGGTCACCCGACATGATGATGATTATTCCGTCAGGCAGATCACCGGCGTCCTGTTTGTGCCCATGACCGGACAGGCCCTTGAAAAAAAGGACTGA
- a CDS encoding methyl-accepting chemotaxis protein, translating into MSDQRVKTSKAKLSIALISTLIISVSALISAMMLNLISMDRTFSQVKQEYFKMLELSGDIKNYDEILTSSARMAVITNEIKWKDRYDAVAPQLDNAINEALGMLPEKYKIKEAEETNSANAKMIEMETRAFDLLNNGNQKEAESVLFGKEYEQQKSIYSKGIVSYLDAMKNYADLSIIRHRKINVVLISIQVGILLATIALVCFFLSRYVKSIRQTIEGLIENADQVSAASGQVSSASQQLADGSSRQAESIEETSSSLEEIASMTQQNAENSFNTKSLMLEMSQIVDETNSAMEQLSDSMTEISRRSEETQKIIRAIDEIAFQTNLLSLNASVEAARAGEAGAGFAVVADEVRNLSIRASDAAKNTAALIEGSVNEIRDGSSILSKTCTNFNRVSKAAKKISDLIAEIATASQEQAQGVEQINVAVNEIGIVTHQNAANSQESAAASEEMNAQAEMMRFFVKDLAALVGRTKYKAFPNQIGLDRQQNQIACR; encoded by the coding sequence ATGTCGGATCAAAGGGTAAAAACGTCCAAAGCGAAGTTGTCCATTGCACTTATTTCCACACTTATTATTTCAGTTTCAGCCTTGATATCGGCGATGATGTTGAATCTTATCAGTATGGATAGAACCTTTAGTCAAGTCAAGCAAGAATACTTCAAAATGCTGGAATTAAGTGGTGATATCAAAAACTATGATGAAATATTAACCAGTTCGGCTCGAATGGCGGTTATTACAAACGAAATCAAATGGAAAGATCGATATGATGCGGTTGCTCCTCAATTGGACAACGCCATAAATGAAGCGTTGGGAATGCTTCCGGAAAAATATAAAATCAAAGAAGCCGAAGAAACAAACAGCGCCAACGCAAAGATGATCGAAATGGAAACCAGGGCTTTTGATCTGCTTAATAACGGCAATCAGAAAGAAGCCGAATCCGTCTTATTTGGAAAAGAATATGAACAGCAAAAGAGCATTTATTCAAAAGGAATAGTTAGTTATCTTGATGCCATGAAAAACTATGCGGATTTGTCCATCATCAGGCATCGAAAAATAAATGTGGTCTTAATATCTATACAGGTTGGAATTTTGCTGGCGACCATTGCACTAGTTTGTTTTTTCTTGAGCCGATATGTCAAATCAATAAGACAAACAATTGAAGGGCTTATCGAAAACGCCGATCAAGTGTCTGCCGCCTCCGGCCAGGTTTCCTCCGCCAGCCAGCAGTTGGCCGATGGATCCTCGAGACAGGCAGAGTCTATCGAAGAAACCTCATCTTCATTAGAGGAAATTGCTTCGATGACTCAACAGAATGCGGAAAATTCGTTTAATACCAAAAGCCTTATGCTTGAAATGTCACAGATCGTCGATGAGACTAACAGTGCCATGGAACAACTTTCAGACTCTATGACGGAGATTTCCAGGAGAAGTGAAGAAACCCAGAAAATCATCAGGGCGATCGATGAGATCGCCTTTCAGACAAATCTTTTGTCTCTTAATGCGTCAGTAGAGGCTGCCCGAGCAGGAGAGGCCGGTGCAGGGTTTGCGGTAGTGGCCGATGAAGTAAGAAATCTATCGATTCGGGCGTCAGATGCGGCCAAAAATACGGCTGCTCTCATTGAAGGATCAGTTAACGAAATCCGGGATGGCTCAAGTATACTTTCAAAAACCTGTACCAACTTCAATAGGGTTTCGAAAGCGGCCAAAAAAATCTCGGATCTGATCGCTGAAATTGCGACCGCATCGCAGGAGCAGGCCCAGGGGGTCGAACAGATTAACGTGGCTGTCAACGAAATAGGCATTGTCACCCATCAGAATGCGGCCAATTCCCAGGAATCGGCCGCAGCCTCCGAAGAAATGAACGCACAGGCGGAAATGATGCGATTTTTTGTCAAGGACCTGGCCGCCCTGGTTGGCCGGACAAAATATAAAGCATTTCCAAATCAAATCGGCTTGGACAGGCAACAAAATCAAATCGCCTGCAGATAA
- a CDS encoding universal stress protein, with product MKIMVCYDGSNVAKDALSLAQQHARAFNATVDVVTSRIKGTKYQVEEIITAENELEYVKEFFKNENIPCKTHLLIRGMSPGEDIVQFARENKTDEIIIGVRKRSKVEKILLGSTAQYVILMAPCPVLTVK from the coding sequence ATGAAAATCATGGTTTGCTACGATGGCTCCAATGTGGCAAAAGACGCCCTGTCTTTAGCCCAGCAACATGCCAGAGCATTCAACGCTACTGTGGATGTGGTAACATCACGAATAAAAGGCACCAAATATCAGGTTGAAGAAATTATAACCGCCGAAAACGAGCTGGAATATGTCAAAGAATTTTTTAAAAATGAAAATATCCCCTGTAAAACGCACCTGCTGATTCGAGGCATGTCACCCGGAGAAGATATTGTTCAGTTTGCCAGAGAGAATAAAACAGACGAAATCATTATCGGGGTTCGAAAACGGTCCAAGGTGGAAAAGATCCTGTTAGGCTCTACCGCCCAATATGTCATTCTCATGGCGCCATGCCCGGTTCTTACGGTTAAATAG
- a CDS encoding HU family DNA-binding protein: MNKGDLINEVAKIVSTKKEAQAAVDCVLSAITDALKSKEPVTLVGFGTFKTVKREARTGRNPQTGEEIKIDSRFVPKFIPGKALKDAVN; the protein is encoded by the coding sequence ATGAACAAAGGGGATTTAATCAACGAAGTCGCAAAAATCGTATCCACAAAGAAAGAAGCTCAGGCTGCTGTAGACTGTGTTCTTTCAGCCATTACCGATGCATTGAAGAGCAAAGAGCCTGTAACGCTGGTCGGATTCGGCACGTTCAAAACCGTCAAACGGGAAGCCAGAACCGGAAGAAATCCTCAAACCGGAGAAGAAATTAAAATCGATTCCCGTTTCGTTCCAAAATTTATACCTGGCAAAGCTTTAAAGGACGCGGTCAATTAA
- a CDS encoding N-acetyltransferase, whose amino-acid sequence MLNGILSESLVIRKGRVSDVQDIIRLVNNFVMQNLMLPRGPQDLYENIRDVVVLTRLGPKNAVEDHSKEEIIGCGALHVMWGDLAEIRSLAVAENYQGQGLGACIVDCMKKEALALGIKRLFAFTLAEKFFKAQGFEVVPRKDLPPVVWQECRKCPKYFKCDEIGMILNL is encoded by the coding sequence GTGTTGAACGGCATCCTATCTGAGTCTCTGGTTATTCGAAAAGGACGTGTTTCAGATGTTCAGGATATAATTCGACTGGTCAACAACTTTGTAATGCAAAATTTAATGCTGCCCAGAGGGCCTCAGGATTTATATGAAAACATCCGGGATGTGGTAGTGTTGACCCGGCTCGGGCCGAAAAATGCCGTTGAAGATCATTCTAAGGAAGAGATCATCGGTTGTGGCGCGTTACATGTGATGTGGGGCGACTTGGCTGAAATAAGGTCGCTGGCAGTTGCCGAAAACTATCAGGGACAGGGGCTCGGCGCATGTATCGTGGATTGTATGAAAAAAGAGGCGCTGGCTCTGGGAATAAAGCGGCTGTTTGCATTCACCCTTGCCGAAAAATTTTTTAAGGCTCAGGGCTTTGAAGTCGTTCCCCGAAAGGATTTGCCCCCGGTTGTATGGCAGGAGTGTCGCAAGTGTCCAAAATACTTCAAATGTGATGAAATTGGAATGATACTGAATTTGTAA